Proteins found in one Terriglobia bacterium genomic segment:
- a CDS encoding radical SAM protein encodes MSCRMCIRAQKAFDGPDMEMDLFKKIIDEGAVHLRYLSFDGPGETILNPEAFAMFGYAKSKGIRVMFSTNALALDKAMASAILDAGVDMIIFSVDGANGEVYRAVHGTPAYAKAIANIHQFLEHKRKRTASILVIMQMIRLPETQGQVSAFYQQWRGVRGIDMVRVKQDVVGSDISSRIIAAPTSRRRRPCPRLWYGPIFIETNGEVYASPGVMYKAEPIGNVAKASLSQIWNGPAMQAMRRAHARGEAAVFPECRDCRYPQPRLPLVVAGFFLDPFAAGKLVPLVERLAFWHRLPLFERYG; translated from the coding sequence ATGTCTTGCCGCATGTGCATCCGAGCCCAGAAGGCCTTTGATGGGCCTGACATGGAAATGGACCTTTTTAAGAAAATCATTGATGAAGGTGCTGTGCATTTGCGCTATCTCTCATTCGATGGCCCAGGGGAAACGATCTTGAACCCGGAAGCCTTCGCGATGTTCGGCTACGCCAAGTCAAAGGGGATCCGGGTGATGTTTTCCACCAACGCCCTTGCCTTGGATAAAGCGATGGCTTCAGCCATCCTCGATGCCGGCGTCGACATGATTATCTTTTCAGTCGATGGGGCAAACGGGGAGGTCTATCGGGCAGTTCACGGCACTCCGGCTTATGCAAAAGCAATTGCCAACATCCATCAGTTTTTGGAGCACAAGCGCAAAAGAACAGCTTCAATCCTCGTGATTATGCAGATGATTCGCCTGCCGGAAACTCAGGGGCAGGTGAGTGCCTTCTATCAACAATGGCGGGGTGTTCGCGGAATAGATATGGTTCGAGTTAAGCAAGATGTCGTCGGCAGCGATATATCTTCCCGGATCATTGCAGCGCCGACATCGCGTCGGCGACGCCCCTGCCCCCGCCTCTGGTACGGCCCAATTTTTATTGAAACGAATGGTGAGGTGTATGCCTCACCAGGTGTAATGTACAAGGCCGAGCCGATAGGAAATGTAGCGAAGGCCAGCCTCAGTCAGATATGGAACGGACCGGCTATGCAGGCAATGCGCAGGGCCCACGCCAGAGGCGAAGCCGCGGTGTTTCCCGAATGCAGGGATTGCCGGTATCCGCAACCTCGGCTCCCTCTGGTTGTTGCCGGTTTTTTCCTCGACCCATTTGCGGCGGGGAAGCTCGTCCCGCTTGTTGAAAGATTAGCATTCTGGCATCGGCTTCCATTGTTTGAAAGATATGGGTGA
- a CDS encoding sugar phosphate isomerase/epimerase → MNEIDRNHANPDRRAFLKVAGSSLTAAGAILASARMAATLPLSEKEKLARIASNTYPLRSLFKTRSTGRPANPEVQAFKKKYGEITMLDFPQFTKDTFPGVRCMDLWSSLFGDVGDDTMYLKAEFDPSSASGKKWLDQLAARIASTGVRCHHISNNAPRNICDLDADLRKQGIAVAKVWLDGCARIGARTMRVNTGGPRIVPSASATQGYPRNDEIVKLLKNAIESYKEMADYGGKVGVKVTIENHWGLSADPMNVRIILDEVNHPFCEASPDFCNWEHEYMLFHALEALAPYTHTTVHAKYWDRWSTNDVQRCVRILEKAKFKGIYALEYEAGPWDGVEGSRYLLKEVMAAL, encoded by the coding sequence ATGAACGAAATCGACCGGAATCATGCAAATCCGGACCGGCGCGCTTTTCTCAAAGTCGCCGGGAGCAGTTTGACGGCCGCAGGCGCGATTCTGGCTTCCGCGCGCATGGCCGCCACTCTTCCTCTGAGCGAGAAGGAAAAGCTCGCTCGCATCGCCTCCAACACCTATCCGCTGCGCTCCCTGTTCAAGACCCGCAGCACAGGCCGCCCTGCTAATCCCGAAGTCCAGGCCTTCAAGAAGAAATACGGCGAGATCACCATGCTGGACTTCCCACAGTTCACAAAAGACACTTTCCCGGGCGTTCGCTGCATGGATCTCTGGTCCTCGCTGTTTGGCGACGTCGGCGACGACACCATGTACCTCAAGGCGGAATTTGATCCGTCGTCCGCTTCCGGGAAAAAATGGCTGGACCAGCTTGCCGCCAGGATCGCGAGCACGGGCGTCAGGTGCCACCACATCTCCAACAACGCACCTCGCAACATTTGCGATCTGGATGCCGATCTGCGCAAACAGGGTATCGCCGTGGCAAAGGTGTGGCTGGACGGGTGCGCCCGGATCGGAGCCAGGACGATGCGTGTAAACACAGGCGGTCCGAGAATCGTGCCTTCGGCCTCCGCCACCCAAGGCTACCCGAGGAACGACGAGATCGTCAAACTCCTGAAAAACGCCATCGAATCGTACAAGGAAATGGCGGACTACGGCGGCAAGGTCGGCGTCAAAGTCACCATCGAGAACCACTGGGGGCTGAGCGCGGATCCCATGAATGTGCGGATCATTCTAGATGAAGTGAATCATCCTTTCTGCGAAGCCTCCCCTGATTTCTGCAACTGGGAACACGAGTACATGCTGTTCCATGCGCTCGAAGCCCTGGCCCCTTACACGCACACGACCGTTCATGCGAAATACTGGGACCGCTGGAGCACCAACGATGTGCAACGCTGCGTCCGAATCCTGGAGAAGGCCAAATTCAAGGGCATTTATGCCTTGGAGTATGAGGCGGGGCCATGGGACGGAGTGGAGGGCTCCAGATACCTGCTTAAAGAGGTCATGGCCGCTCTCTGA
- a CDS encoding dynamin family protein produces the protein MTGLNDNHKRRILTSLQYADKLLEESLRALAPGANPLFSGYVRDLSPAQSRWVESYAGKIREQMSRLLEKCAIEAPSPATFSSGKLRTCLTSLDLTLEDIHPEKMRGYGKMDSVAARDLSWTLQEIHELVGRLLTFLSESRGVQARGLPQLEIRPALVGLIEGMAQIIATHGLVEFLPALNAIIRKAQSHRYVIAVFGKRHAGKSSLINRLLEFQLLPVGLTPITAAPIHIIAGSEPQLRVSFLDRVEELPVGQLAQYGTEEKNHANSKRVIALEASVPSRRLQEGVAFVDATGIGCFPNSGTEFAPASLPNSDLGLVLIDGRGLPGREDLDLLRALKAAGTPSAVMISKCDLLAPEDIERVLTRARTTIVEHLGSAPEVIPISSMVAWAPALSTWFERTIPPLVQASRAAMIDAVERRAQSLRASLLATLEMQASRTAAAEGLSHGTERILRRMDESVATFQQHWEHGLDRVSAWSEEILEQVASILAHASAAGDPSGRLSADLVAGTVILAVASRCHPLLQEYLELTHRLSAGIDELKKSDHAVGLITQEFPGLPALPPPEVSMLDGVTVSAPEPRARTSQAAQARHFRRELEEMLGARLLQILEELQPRLTHWFLMSLNALKESLHLQTDPLRYRSPSKASAPTDEKLMEDISFLRSQNVAEGLPGGAHTRTDVDPRGG, from the coding sequence ATGACTGGACTGAACGACAATCACAAGCGCAGAATCCTGACCTCGCTCCAGTATGCGGATAAGCTGCTGGAGGAGAGCCTGCGTGCGCTGGCACCGGGCGCGAATCCCTTGTTTTCAGGGTATGTCCGGGATCTGTCGCCGGCACAGTCTCGCTGGGTTGAGAGTTATGCCGGGAAAATCCGCGAGCAGATGTCCAGACTTCTGGAAAAATGCGCCATTGAGGCCCCTTCCCCGGCGACCTTTTCCAGTGGGAAACTTCGGACATGCCTTACTTCTCTGGACCTCACCTTGGAAGACATCCATCCCGAGAAGATGCGTGGCTATGGCAAAATGGACTCCGTTGCCGCGCGCGACTTGTCCTGGACCCTCCAGGAGATCCACGAACTGGTGGGCCGGCTCCTCACTTTCCTGTCCGAATCACGCGGAGTACAGGCGCGTGGGCTTCCTCAGCTTGAAATCAGGCCGGCACTTGTGGGCCTGATAGAGGGAATGGCTCAGATCATCGCGACCCACGGATTGGTTGAGTTTCTGCCGGCCCTGAATGCAATCATTCGGAAAGCCCAATCTCACCGATACGTGATCGCCGTTTTCGGCAAACGCCACGCAGGCAAATCCTCACTTATCAACCGGCTCCTGGAGTTTCAGCTGCTGCCCGTGGGGCTGACACCGATAACGGCCGCGCCGATCCACATAATTGCCGGCTCCGAGCCGCAACTGCGGGTCTCCTTTCTGGACCGGGTCGAAGAACTTCCCGTGGGGCAGCTGGCACAATATGGAACCGAGGAGAAGAACCACGCGAACTCGAAGCGCGTCATCGCTCTTGAAGCGTCGGTTCCATCCAGGCGGTTGCAGGAAGGAGTCGCCTTCGTCGACGCGACGGGCATCGGCTGCTTCCCGAACAGCGGGACCGAGTTTGCCCCTGCCTCCCTGCCGAATTCGGACCTCGGGCTGGTACTGATCGATGGTCGAGGTTTGCCGGGCCGCGAGGATCTGGACCTGCTTCGGGCCCTGAAGGCTGCAGGCACTCCGTCGGCGGTGATGATCAGCAAGTGCGATCTCCTGGCTCCGGAGGACATCGAACGCGTGCTGACGCGCGCCCGCACCACAATCGTGGAACATCTCGGGTCCGCACCGGAAGTAATCCCCATCAGCTCGATGGTGGCCTGGGCACCCGCGTTGAGTACCTGGTTCGAGCGCACGATCCCTCCGCTGGTCCAGGCATCCCGCGCCGCCATGATCGATGCCGTCGAAAGAAGAGCACAATCGCTGCGCGCATCGCTGCTGGCAACGCTGGAAATGCAGGCGAGCCGCACTGCCGCGGCAGAGGGCCTCTCTCACGGAACTGAACGCATCCTGCGGCGCATGGATGAAAGCGTGGCGACATTTCAGCAACACTGGGAGCATGGGCTCGACAGGGTTTCTGCCTGGTCGGAGGAGATCCTGGAGCAGGTAGCTTCAATCCTGGCGCATGCATCAGCCGCTGGCGATCCATCGGGCCGTCTGTCGGCAGATCTCGTCGCCGGAACCGTGATCCTGGCTGTCGCCTCACGCTGCCATCCTCTTCTGCAGGAGTACCTGGAGCTCACGCACCGGCTCAGCGCCGGGATCGACGAATTGAAAAAGAGCGACCATGCCGTCGGACTCATCACTCAGGAATTCCCCGGGCTTCCGGCTCTTCCCCCGCCGGAGGTTTCTATGTTGGACGGCGTGACGGTCTCTGCGCCGGAGCCTCGCGCGCGCACCAGCCAGGCGGCTCAAGCACGGCACTTTCGAAGGGAACTCGAGGAAATGCTCGGAGCTCGCCTGCTGCAGATATTGGAGGAGCTGCAGCCGAGGCTCACACATTGGTTCCTGATGTCCCTGAATGCCCTCAAGGAAAGCTTGCATCTCCAGACGGACCCGCTCCGCTATCGGAGCCCCTCAAAAGCATCCGCACCAACCGATGAAAAGCTGATGGAGGACATATCTTTTTTGCGGAGCCAAAACGTCGCGGAGGGACTCCCGGGCGGCGCGCACACTCGAACGGACGTCGATCCACGTGGCGGGTAG